A genomic region of Limnohabitans curvus contains the following coding sequences:
- a CDS encoding cytochrome c1: protein MKKIILSLALALGVVAGAQASGGDTIAWDKAPNKTNDLGALQNGAKIFVNHCLNCHSAAFMRYNRLKDIGLTEQQIKDNLLFTTEKVGDTMKANIDPKQAKDWFGATPPDLTVIARSRAGHGGTGADYLYTYMRTFYRDETKATGWNNLVFPNVGMPHVLWELQGERRPIYDTHEDHGHQVQTFKGWEQIKPGKMTALEYDQAMGDLVGYLQWMAEPAQNTRVRIGVWVLLFLVGFMFIAWRLNASFWKDIK from the coding sequence ATGAAAAAAATCATTCTCAGCTTGGCATTGGCCCTCGGTGTGGTTGCTGGTGCGCAAGCATCTGGCGGCGACACCATCGCATGGGACAAAGCGCCTAATAAAACCAACGATCTGGGTGCCTTGCAAAACGGCGCCAAGATTTTTGTCAACCACTGCTTGAACTGTCACTCAGCCGCATTCATGCGCTACAACCGATTGAAAGACATCGGTTTGACAGAACAGCAGATCAAAGACAACTTGTTGTTCACGACCGAAAAAGTCGGTGACACCATGAAGGCCAACATTGACCCCAAACAGGCCAAAGACTGGTTTGGTGCCACACCGCCTGATTTGACAGTGATCGCACGTTCACGTGCGGGCCACGGCGGCACAGGTGCGGATTACCTCTACACCTACATGCGCACGTTCTACCGTGACGAAACCAAAGCCACAGGTTGGAATAACCTGGTGTTCCCTAACGTGGGCATGCCTCACGTGTTGTGGGAATTGCAAGGCGAGCGTCGTCCGATCTATGACACACACGAAGACCACGGCCATCAAGTCCAAACCTTCAAAGGCTGGGAACAAATCAAGCCAGGCAAGATGACCGCTTTGGAATACGACCAAGCCATGGGTGATCTCGTGGGTTACTTGCAATGGATGGCTGAGCCAGCTCAAAATACACGCGTTCGCATTGGCGTTTGGGTGTTGTTGTTCTTGGTTGGCTTTATGTTCATCGCATGGCGCTTGAATGCTTCCTTCTGGAAAGACATCAAGTAA
- a CDS encoding glutathione S-transferase N-terminal domain-containing protein: MMVLYSGTTCPYSHRCRFVLFEKGMDFEIRDVDLYNKPEDINVMNPYGQVPILVERDLILYESNIINEYIDERFPHPQLMPGDPVERARVRLFLLNFEKELFTHVSTLESRAAKANDKALEKARAHIRDRLTQLAPVFLKNKYMLGENFSMLDVAIAPLLWRLDHYGIDLSKNAAPLLKYAERIFSRPAYIEALTPSEKVMRK; the protein is encoded by the coding sequence ATGATGGTGCTTTATTCGGGAACTACGTGTCCCTACTCACATCGCTGCCGTTTTGTCTTGTTCGAAAAAGGCATGGACTTTGAAATTCGCGATGTTGATCTTTACAACAAGCCCGAAGACATCAATGTGATGAACCCATACGGTCAAGTGCCAATCTTGGTTGAGCGCGATTTGATCTTGTATGAGTCCAACATCATCAACGAATACATCGACGAACGTTTCCCACATCCACAGTTGATGCCTGGCGACCCTGTCGAGCGCGCCCGCGTGCGTTTGTTCTTGTTGAACTTCGAAAAAGAATTGTTCACACACGTGTCCACGTTGGAGTCTCGTGCTGCCAAAGCCAATGACAAAGCGTTGGAAAAAGCCCGTGCACACATCCGTGACCGTTTGACACAGCTGGCTCCCGTGTTCTTGAAGAATAAGTACATGTTGGGCGAAAACTTCTCCATGCTCGACGTGGCCATTGCGCCACTGTTGTGGCGCTTGGATCACTACGGCATCGACTTGTCGAAGAACGCTGCACCATTGCTCAAGTACGCCGAGCGCATCTTCTCGCGCCCAGCCTACATTGAGGCATTGACGCCTTCTGAAAAGGTCATGCGCAAGTAA
- a CDS encoding ClpXP protease specificity-enhancing factor: MLNAPDASSTRPYLLRALHEWCTDRGFTPYVAVLVDETVQVPMEYVKNGEIVLNVGYDATAGMTLGNEFIEFKARFGGVPREIIIPINRVMAIYARENGQGMSFPMSTASDAVPAAVAKRPALSAVDTSQVDGGADDESPTPTTPSGRPTLTRVK, encoded by the coding sequence ATGTTGAACGCTCCAGACGCCTCTTCCACCCGTCCGTATCTGCTGCGTGCTTTGCACGAGTGGTGCACCGACCGTGGGTTCACGCCCTATGTCGCGGTCTTGGTTGACGAGACCGTGCAAGTGCCGATGGAGTACGTCAAAAACGGTGAGATTGTGTTGAACGTGGGCTATGACGCCACGGCAGGCATGACGCTGGGCAATGAGTTCATTGAATTCAAAGCCCGCTTCGGTGGTGTGCCGCGTGAAATCATCATTCCCATCAATCGAGTGATGGCGATTTACGCGCGTGAAAACGGACAAGGTATGTCCTTTCCGATGAGTACAGCATCTGATGCGGTTCCTGCCGCTGTCGCTAAACGTCCCGCATTAAGTGCGGTGGACACATCACAGGTTGACGGTGGTGCAGACGATGAGTCGCCAACGCCCACGACACCTTCAGGTCGCCCAACACTCACGCGTGTGAAGTAA